A genomic stretch from Festucalex cinctus isolate MCC-2025b chromosome 13, RoL_Fcin_1.0, whole genome shotgun sequence includes:
- the tmem160 gene encoding transmembrane protein 160 has protein sequence MAFLRLFMRRHLPMAAAQLSRIAASLPRPPGGGLPNSTRRQLTDKGPWGKSRTPELPSQQYQLTDLDKADALMLRKSHETGFLSWFRNGLLATGIGVIAYVQSEVGREAAYAFFFLGGACVTFGGASYVGSLLALRRLMLLSVPALLIQGVMVGSVVLFWLCAVSLYIGRLEVEIIHEGDDEGEECQECRDRREHRGYRNHNVDDGDGKGPDK, from the exons ATGGCCTTCCTACGCTTGTTCATGCGGCGGCACTTGCCCATGGCCGCGGCACAATTGTCCCGCATCGCCGCGAGTCTGCCGAGGCCTcccggcggcgggctgccgAACTCCACGCGACGGCAACTCACTGACAAGGGGCCGTGGGGGAAGAGCCGGACACCAGAGCTACCATCGCAGCAGTACCAGCTCACAGACCTCGACAAGGCGGACGCTTTG ATGCTGAGGAAGTCTCACGAAACAG GTTTCCTGTCGTGGTTCCGAAATGGTCTGCTTGCGACCGGAATCGGCGTCATCGCCTACGTGCAGAGCGAAGTGGGACGAGAGGCGGCATACG CCTTCTTCTTTCTGGGTGGCGCCTGCGTGACCTTCGGCGGCGCCTCCTACGTGGGCAGCCTGTTGGCCCTGCGGCGGCTCATGCTGCTGTCGGTGCCCGCCCTTCTGATCCAGGGGGTCATGGTGGGCAGCGTGGTTCTCTTCTGGCTGTGCGCCGTCTCGCTCTACATCGGCCGCCTGGAGGTGGAGATCATCCACGAGGGCGACGACGAGGGCGAAGAGTGCCAGGAATGCCGCGACAGACGCGAGCACAGGGGCTACCGCAACCACAACGTTGATGACGGGGATGGCAAGGGGCCTGACAAGTAG
- the egln2 gene encoding uncharacterized protein egln2 produces METLGGTELLKPSSASCKSVAVSAFQERRISGQQLASTPAEIVYAQPTDMGINGLCGLLVGGPTTDEFLVGLASQSDPRGLTTPIKQCRTGVPLYNSGIASLSVEGTPAGALAHTPNPAQMKRTLGTPVYPLTSRACLLENTDPAMIRRINNDLRARQQQQKRRGGENRDLGSETFTGSAEVEDPVDTVFTSLESDLKRRRLADGSIAHNFSAVRLAADCSNSCYGDQLITSQCVPPQTPFSPAVPPAQIIQHNIYQPATPDPPYDSHTSPVEVNGIPTPPPSEVSVWSAERVALQYIVPCMKNYGICVKDNFLGPVLGERVLEEVEVLNQNGKFRGGQLVSQRGIPSRSIRGDQIAWVEGHESGCKNIGILMSFIDEAIMYSAANGQLGDCVINGRTKAMVACYPGKGAGYVRHVDNPNGDGRCITCIYYLNKNWDVKTQGGVLQIFPEGKNVVANIEPLFDRLLIFWSDRRNPHEVKPAYATRYAITVWYFDAKERAEAKEKYRLASGQKGVQVPVSQNSRT; encoded by the exons ATGGAGACTTTGGGAGGCACGGAGCTCTTAAAGCCAAGCTCTGCCTCCTGCAAATCGGTAGCAGTTTCAGCGTTTCAGGAAAGGAGGATCAGCGGCCAGCAGCTCGCCTCTACGCCAGCCGAGATTGTGTACGCGCAGCCGACAGACATGGGCATCAACGGCTTGTGCGGGCTACTTGTTGGGGGTCCGACTACCGACGAGTTTCTGGTGGGTCTAGCCTCCCAAAGCGACCCCCGTGGACTCACAACCCCGATCAAACAATGCAGAACGGGTGTGCCGCTTTACAACAGTGGCATAGCGTCTCTGTCTGTGGAAGGAACCCCCGCGGGCGCTTTAGCCCACACACCAAACCCAGCACAAATGAAGAGGACCTTGGGGACCCCTGTGTACCCCCTCACCAGCAGAGCCTGTCTGTTAGAGAATACAGACCCTGCCATGATAAGGAGGATCAATAATGACCTAAGAGCTAGACAGCAACAACAGAAGAGGAGAGGTGGGGAGAACCGGGACTTGGGTTCTGAGACTTTTACCGGGTCAGCAGAGGTGGAGGATCCTGTGGACACAGTTTTTACCTCGTTGGAATCTGACTTGAAGCGAAGGAGATTGGCTGATGGAAGTATTGCTCACAATTTTTCAGCTGTTAGACTGGCGGCTGATTGCAGTAATAGTTGCTATGGTGACCAGCTGATTACCAGCCAGTGTGTCCCTCCCCAAACACCTTTCAGTCCTGCGGTCCCCCCAGCCCAAATTATCCAGCACAACATATATCAGCCGGCAACCCCGGACCCTCCATATGACAGTCATACCTCCCCAGTGGAGGTTAATGGAATCCCAACACCTCCGCCGTCAGAGGTGTCCGTCTGGTCAGCTGAGCGTGTGGCTCTTCAGTATATCGTGCCTTGCATGAAGAACTACGGCATATGCGTTAAGGACAATTTTCTTGGCCCTGTATTAGGCGAACGGGTTTTGGAGGAGGTTGAAGTCCTAAATCAGAACGGAAAATTCCGGGGTGGGCAGTTGGTGAGCCAGAGAGGCATTCCCTCTCGCAGCATCCGAGGTGACCAGATTGCCTGGGTAGAAGGACACGAGTCGGGGTGTAAGAACATCGGGATTCTGATGTCTTTCATCGACGAGGCCATCATGTATAGTGCAGCCAATGGACAGCTGGGAGACTGTGTCATCAATGGACGGACTAAG GCTATGGTTGCCTGTTACCCAGGGAAAGGTGCAGGATATGTCCGCCATGTGGATAACCCAAACGGTGACGGCCGCTGCATCACGTGTATCTACTATCTCAACAAGAATTGGGATGTCAAG acacAAGGCGGGGTGCTGCAGATCTTCCCCGAAGGCAAAAACGTGGTCGCAAACATCGAACCCTTGTTTGACCGACTGCTCATCTTCTGGTCGGACCGCCGCAACCCACACGAAGTCAAACCGGCTTACGCCACTCG GTATGCCATCACAGTCTGGTACTTTGATGCCAAAGAGCGAGCAGAAGCGAAAGAGAAATACAGGCTAG CATCGGGACAGAAAGGTGTTCAAGTGCCTGTCAGTCAGAACAGCAGGACATGA